A segment of the Halorubrum sp. BV1 genome:
TACTCGTACTCCCAGCCGAACTGGTACCCCTCGACGAGGATCTCGATGTCGCTCTCGTCTGCTGTGTCTGGCCCCTCCTCGACGTAGAGGAGGATCCCGTACGCGTACACAACGAGACTGATAACGACGATCGCGCTCAGTCCAAATGAGAGGAAGAGCTTCTTCGCTTTCGGACCACCCTGTCCCGTCGGGAGCTCGCCGACCGTCGGCGCGTCGAAGTCTTCTTTCGGTTCGCCCCCGTCGTCGCGGTACTTGTACACGTTCCACAGCGTGTACGCCACGACGATGGTGCCGACGAGGGTACCGAGCGCGAGGAAGACGAAGAAGATCTCGTCGAAAACCTCCGCTTGCGCGCGCCAGTCGCTCCCTCGTTGTAAGATAACTGTGTCAATCATATTTGCTTCCGTAGTCTCGCCCCTCTACTTCACGAGGGTCCACTTATTATTTTGTATCACCTGAGTAGAATAGTTGTACCGAGTTTTCGGAACACCTGCCACGTGGGATTACCAACAATGTTACTATTAAAATATCTTGCTCGTGGTAGTCATTCAACCTGCCTTTGGAGGCGTAACTTGATGAAGACTGCCCTGAAGGCGGAGCTAGCAATTTCATCCGGCGCTTTCTTCCGAACCTGAATCCACTATCGATCGTAATTTGAGTCTCATAATCGGTGAAAATTCGGCAAATGGTAGTATTACACTTGAAAATCTGCGGCTGATGGCACTAATGGAAATTCTAGTCAACGACTTCTACGCGATCAATCGCAGCGTGGGATTTGCTGTCGGGAGTGTGCTTTATTTCTCGTGCGAGGAATCCATGTGTTTCAACAGCGTAATTCTGTCGAGAAACTCTCTAACTACACTTGGGACCGCTGTTGTCACGTTCTCGAGGAACTACCCATCCCGCTGGCGCGGTGATCAGCCCTCATTTGGAACTGCCCTGTTGGGTATCATGGTACAATTACACATAGAGATCAGTGAGCGAGGATGGTTATCGTGTACTCTTGAGGGTACTGTGTACGTGTAGAACGTGCTTTGCTCCTATATGCTGCCTACAAAGGGCTGCTCTTGAGGGTACTGTGTACGTGTAG
Coding sequences within it:
- the coxB gene encoding cytochrome c oxidase subunit II, whose translation is MIDTVILQRGSDWRAQAEVFDEIFFVFLALGTLVGTIVVAYTLWNVYKYRDDGGEPKEDFDAPTVGELPTGQGGPKAKKLFLSFGLSAIVVISLVVYAYGILLYVEEGPDTADESDIEILVEGYQFGWEYEYPNGHTTTGEMVVPADNRVNLDVTSRDVWHNFGSSELRIKSDAIPGETSEVWFSVSSEEVEAQGGEATYRVECFELCGAGHSAMTGQITVLPQDEWEEWYTGTQSENTSNIDRTSAGNTPSVDNAIIRGAPT